The Natribaculum luteum genome contains the following window.
TGTCGACCTCGAGGTCCATCTCGCCGGAGGTGGCGTGGTCGACGAGCGCGACTACGTCGTAGACCGACCGGTCGTCGACCTCCTCCCACTGGAGGAGTTCGATCCCGAGCAGGTTGACGAACGCTCGGTTCTCCTGGTGGCCGATGTCGCCGAGGTAGACGATGTCCGACTCGACGTCGAGGTGATCCGCGATCGCCTGCAAGGCCGCCGCGCTGGCGATCGAGTCCGGATCGGGATTGTCCTGCGTGACGATCGCCAGCCGCCCCGACGTCTCCTCGAGTAACTCCGCGAGCTTGCTGGCGTTGTACTCGAGTTCCCCCGACTCGAGTGCCCGCAGTGCGGAGTCGGCGATCACGGCAGAGGGGTTGATGACGATGTCCGCGCCGAGTTCCTCGAGTTCGTCGCCGGAGACGGGATCGCTCGCTCGAGCGACGACGAACTGATCGCCGTTTTCGTTTCGGATGTGTTCGACGGCCTGTTTGTTGGCCTCGACGTCGGACGCGAGGATGAGGACGACGCTCCGGTCGGCGACCAGTTCGGCGGCCTCCTTCTGGCGGATGTCGGCGGTGCGCGCGTCAAGATCCTGATCTCGGAGCGATTCGACGCGGCTCTCGTCGCGGTCGACGATGAGGACGTCTTTCCCCTCCTCGGCGAGTTCTTCCGCGACGGCGTAGCCGACGCTGCCACACCCGAGAATGGCGTAGTCGGAGATCGACGAGATCGTAGCCCCCGTACTCATGTGAGCGATCGGTTGAACCCAGCGCACTTAACGCTCCCGAAGACTGTTACGTTTTTGTGCGGTCGTGAAGAAGACCACGGGACGTGATGGGTTTGTGGTGGCCTCGCAGGCCGCGTTCTAAACAAAACCTATATCAACGCCCGCCGGAAAAGTGCAGGTGTAGGGCCGGTAGCTCAGTTAGGCAGAGCGTCTGACTCTTAATCAGACGGTCGCGTGTTCAAATCGCGCCCGGCCCGTGCAACGAACTGGTGAGCGTAGCGAACCAGTGAGTGAACCGGCAGGCACGATTTGAACGCAGAGAGCAGCTTTGCTGCGACCGTGTGTTCAAATCGCGCCCGGCCCGCTTTTGCGACTAACAACTTCGTGAGTGGCAAAACGGTCACAAGCGATTTGAAGTAGACGAGTCACAGCCCGGGAAGCGAACGTAGTGAGCGACCCGGAATGTCTCGGCGTAGTTCAAATCGCGCCCGGCCCGTATTCTCGACGCGCGAGTCGGAACGCGTGGCGAGGACGGATCTCGAGTGGCACGTCCCTGGAGTGCCACGCGACTCGAGGAGCGACGACGGACGGACGATCAGAGTTAAGGTTCGTGACGATTACCCTCGTCTCATGCACGTCGACAACGACGATGGGGTGTTGCGGATCACGTTCGATCGACCGGACGTGATGAACGCGTTCTCGACCGAGACGGCAGCGGAGTTCGCCGACACTGTCGCGAGCGCCGACCCCGACGACCACCACGCCGTCGTCCTCACGGGCGAGGGCGATGCTTTCAGTGCCGGCGGCGACATCCAGGCGATGGCCGAACGCAGGGAAGGCCCGCAGGAGGCGTACGAGCGCATCGGCGAGACGTTCGGCCGCGTCGTCGAGGAGATGTTCGAGTGTCCCGTACCGATCGTCGCGAAGGTAAACGGCGACGCGGTCGGCGCGGGGCTGGCGATCGTGGCGCTCTCGGACTTCGCCTACGCCGACGAGGAGGCGACGTTCTCCTGTGCGTTCGTCCGGGTCGGCCTCGTGCCGGACACGGGCGGGACGTTCCTCCTCCCGCAACTCGTCGGGTTGCGAACCGCCAAGCGGCTCGCGTTCACCGGCGAGTTCGTCTCGGCCGAGACGGCGGCGGAACTCGACCTGATAAACGAGGCTGTCGCGACCGCGGACCTCGACGAGCGCGTCGCGGAGACGGTCGATCGGCTGCGCCGGCGACCGACGGAGACGATCGGGCTGATGAAACAGGCGATGCACGAGAACCTCGGCCGTCACTGGTCCGAGGCGCTCGATTACGAGAACCTGATGCAGGTGCAGGCGTACATGTCCGATTCTCACGAGGAGGGCGTCGAGGCGTTCCTCGAGGGTCGAAAGCCCGACTTCGACTGATAATGATGGCTGTGACTGGTTGCCGACGCAACCGCAGGACGGTTCGCGGTTGCGGCGGTACAGACTCACAGCTATCGTTATGATCGCTCGCACGCTCGACGATCGACGCGACCGGCCGGAAAACGGTGTAGCGGCGTCGGTTCGGCCGTCGGCTCTCGAGCGCGCTGTCGGCCCCGCATCTGCAGGCCACACTGGTTTTGCCGAGTCCCGCTTTGGCCCAGATGCAATGTCCGCAATGTTCACCGACGACGACGTCGGCAAGCCAGTCGTGAACGAGAGCGGTGACCAGATCGGCATCGTCTCGGCGATCGAACACGGGACGCCGCGGATCGAGCCGGATCCGGGGACGATCGACACGGTCAAGGCGAAACTCGGCTGGGAAGAGATGGACGAGGAGACGTACCCGCTGCAAGAACAGGCCGTCGACCGCGTCACAGACGACGAAATCCGACTCAAGGGCGACCTCTCCAACGTCGGCGGGACGGATACCGGGCTGTAAGCCGGAACGAGTTCTATTTTTGCGGCGAGTCACGACGACGCATCGGCTCGACCGGCCTGTGCAGGCACCTGTTGCTTGGCACCGGTCGCATAGTCTCTAGTGCCATGTCAGCACGACTTTCGGACGACGACGTCGGCAAGCCAGTCGTGAACGCGAACGGCGAGCGGATCGGGACGGTCGCGACCGTCGAAGGCGACGCAGTTCGCGTCGATCCGGACACCGGACTGACCGAGACGATCAAAGCGGCGCTTGGCTGGTCGAAGCCGTCGACCCGATCGTACGTCCTCGACGAGGACGCCGTGGAACGAGTTACGAACGACGAAGTCCGGCTGAAAGGGAGCGAACCACCCGAAGCGAATCGATCGACGAGAGATGGTAAAAGCGGTCCTGCGACGGACGAGAAGGCCACCCCGGACAGCAGATCCGGCGTCTTCGACCCGAATCGCCGCGAGCCCGGTGTAGGCGACCTCGAGTCCGAACACGGGGTCGACCCCGAGGACGCGATCAGTCGCGAGGAACGTCGCGAGACGGGGACGACCCGAGAACTGGAGGTCGATCCGACCGAGGTGACGAACCGGGAACCGGAGGCAGAGCTCCGGCCAGAGGAGGACGTGGGCGACCGCACCGACGCCGAGGTCGAACCGACCGACCCGTCGGAGCGAACCGACGCTCGAGTCGACCCCGAGGCGGACCGCGGCCGGACGGACACCGACGTCGGCCTCGAGCGCGGTGACGACCTCCGCTACTCGGTGCCGTCCGAAGCGGAGTCGGAAGAACCCGACGAGATGGAGCTGCGCGAGACAGAACCTGCAGACGACCGCGCCAGGGACGCCGGCGCGGAGGACGACGAGGACGACCTGTCCTCGTAAGCGAGCCCCCGGCTGGAGAGACCGACATTCGAGTCCGATCCAGCGAGTTCATCGACTCGAGCGCTCGCGAGAGTGCGACCCGTCTGCGTCAGGTACATGACGCTCGCTCACAGAGTGGCGAGTGAATGTCGAGGGCAATCGGCGAGTTCGGCGTCCAGGAGTTCGTCCCCGAGTGGGCGGCGCTGATCGTCGCGCTCGTCACCCAGCTGGGTGACATCTGGTTCGTCTCGGTACTGCTCGGGTGGCTCTACCTGCGCACCCGACGCGAGGAGGTTGCCGTCCTCGTCGCCCAGACCGTGGGCGCGATCGGCCTGCTGTACGTCCTCAAGTATCTGTTCGCGTATCCGCGACCGGACCAGGCGCTGGTCGCGCTCGAGCAACTGCCCGCGGTGCTCCGGCCGCTGTACGCGTCGACGGCACACGCCGGCGGCTACGGCTTCCCGAGCGGTCACGCGCTCGTCACGACGGTCGTCTACGTCGGCCTGGCGCGAACGCTGTCGGTCGGGACCGCCCGTCGGCGCTACCTCGCGGCGGGGACGGTCGTCGCGGCCGTCTCGCTCTCGCGGGTCCTGCTCGGCGTCCACTACCTCGTGGACGTCCTCGCGGGCGTCGCGGTCGGCCTCGTCTACCTCGCTGCGACGTCAGCGCTCTTCGAGGAATACGGCGATCGCCACACACTGCCGTTCGTCGTCGCGTTCGCGCTCTCGGTCGTCGCCGTCTTCGTGACGGGCTTTCACCTCGACGCGCTCGCGCTACTGGCCGTCGCGTTCGCGGCGCTCGTGCTCTCGCGTCGCCCCTCGGTCGGTCGATCCGTCGTCGGCGTCTTCGACTAGCCTAGAGGTCGAAGAACGACTCCGCGTTCTCCCAGAGGATCTTTCGCTGGACCTCGGGTGAGAGGTCGAGTTCGGCGAACTGCTCGAGCCACGGCTCGGGTTCGAGCATGGGGTAGTCGGTGCCGAACATGACCTTGTCTTTGAGCAGCGACTTCGCGTAGTGGAGCACCTGGTCGTCGATGTACCGGGGCATCCACCCCGAGAGGTCCATGTAGACGTTGCCCTTTTGCTGGCAGATGGCGAGCTGTTCTTTCTCCCAGGGGAACGCGGGGTGGGCGATGAGGATCTGCAGGTCGGGGAAGTTCGCCGCCACGTCGTCGATCAACATCGGGTTGCCGTACTTGATCTGCAGGCCGCGCCCGCCGGGCGCACAGGCCCCGAGAGTCGAGTTCCCGCCGTGGAAGACGACGGGCACGCCGAGGTCCTCGATCGTCGCCCACAGTTCTTCGTGCTCGGGATCGGACGGATCGAAGCCCTGGGCGATCTGCTGGAACTTGAACCCCGAGAGATCGAGGTCGTCGACACAGCGGATCGCCTCCTCGACGCAGTCGTCTTTGAGGGGATCGACGGAGCCGAAACCGACGAAGAAGTCGTCGTACTCGTCGCGGACCTCCGCGACGTAGTCGTTCGGGACCGGTGGGTTCCCGGTGTTCGTCTCGGCGTCCCACCCCAGCAAGACGGTGCGGCCGACGCCGACCTCGCGGTACTCCTCGATCATGTTCTCGTAGGTGTCGGTCTCGAGGTCGGCACCGAAGCGGTCGGCGGCGTCTCGCATCATCTCGCCGCCGGCGTCGTGGAGGAACTCGCTCGTCGGCTGGTGGGCGTGGGTGTCGATCGCCCGCGGTCCGTCGGCCTCCTCGAGTACTGTCGGGAGCGACATGTGACAGGATGGGTCCGGTGTGCTAAAAGGTGCGACGCTTTCGACGTCGGCGACCTGCTACTCGAGTTCGAGGACGAGTTCCTCGTCGTCGCGCTCGAACGTCGTACCGAACGGCTCGGAGAGGTCGCGCATCCGCTCGCGTGACCACGACGCCGCCGGCTCTTTGGCCCGGTAGACGGCGCAGCTGTCGATCTGGGTTGGGAACAGTCGCAGCGACTCGATCGTTCCAGAGGGAGCGAGTCGGACCTCGAAGAGAAAACTCCGGTCGTTGTGTAGCTGTCGATCGACTGCGTAGTCGTCGACGAAGTCGCCACAGTCGTA
Protein-coding sequences here:
- a CDS encoding DHH family phosphoesterase encodes the protein MSTGATISSISDYAILGCGSVGYAVAEELAEEGKDVLIVDRDESRVESLRDQDLDARTADIRQKEAAELVADRSVVLILASDVEANKQAVEHIRNENGDQFVVARASDPVSGDELEELGADIVINPSAVIADSALRALESGELEYNASKLAELLEETSGRLAIVTQDNPDPDSIASAAALQAIADHLDVESDIVYLGDIGHQENRAFVNLLGIELLQWEEVDDRSVYDVVALVDHATSGEMDLEVDIIVDHNEPAEGYDPAFVDIRPNMSSTSTIMTKYIQEFDVNVSEEVATALLYGIRAETLDFKRDTTPADLTAAAYLYPFANHDTLEQVESPSMSPETLDVLAEAIANRDVQGSHLVSNAGFVRGREALTQAANHLLDLEGVTTTAVFGIADETIFLAARSKDIRMNIGNVLEDAYGDIGETAGHSTQASAEIPLGIFTGIEISDDTRETLLELTEEAVKRTLFDAMGVEGGEGSNGS
- a CDS encoding enoyl-CoA hydratase/isomerase family protein, whose protein sequence is MHVDNDDGVLRITFDRPDVMNAFSTETAAEFADTVASADPDDHHAVVLTGEGDAFSAGGDIQAMAERREGPQEAYERIGETFGRVVEEMFECPVPIVAKVNGDAVGAGLAIVALSDFAYADEEATFSCAFVRVGLVPDTGGTFLLPQLVGLRTAKRLAFTGEFVSAETAAELDLINEAVATADLDERVAETVDRLRRRPTETIGLMKQAMHENLGRHWSEALDYENLMQVQAYMSDSHEEGVEAFLEGRKPDFD
- a CDS encoding PRC-barrel domain-containing protein; amino-acid sequence: MSARLSDDDVGKPVVNANGERIGTVATVEGDAVRVDPDTGLTETIKAALGWSKPSTRSYVLDEDAVERVTNDEVRLKGSEPPEANRSTRDGKSGPATDEKATPDSRSGVFDPNRREPGVGDLESEHGVDPEDAISREERRETGTTRELEVDPTEVTNREPEAELRPEEDVGDRTDAEVEPTDPSERTDARVDPEADRGRTDTDVGLERGDDLRYSVPSEAESEEPDEMELRETEPADDRARDAGAEDDEDDLSS
- a CDS encoding phosphatase PAP2 family protein, which codes for MSRAIGEFGVQEFVPEWAALIVALVTQLGDIWFVSVLLGWLYLRTRREEVAVLVAQTVGAIGLLYVLKYLFAYPRPDQALVALEQLPAVLRPLYASTAHAGGYGFPSGHALVTTVVYVGLARTLSVGTARRRYLAAGTVVAAVSLSRVLLGVHYLVDVLAGVAVGLVYLAATSALFEEYGDRHTLPFVVAFALSVVAVFVTGFHLDALALLAVAFAALVLSRRPSVGRSVVGVFD
- a CDS encoding amidohydrolase family protein, producing MSLPTVLEEADGPRAIDTHAHQPTSEFLHDAGGEMMRDAADRFGADLETDTYENMIEEYREVGVGRTVLLGWDAETNTGNPPVPNDYVAEVRDEYDDFFVGFGSVDPLKDDCVEEAIRCVDDLDLSGFKFQQIAQGFDPSDPEHEELWATIEDLGVPVVFHGGNSTLGACAPGGRGLQIKYGNPMLIDDVAANFPDLQILIAHPAFPWEKEQLAICQQKGNVYMDLSGWMPRYIDDQVLHYAKSLLKDKVMFGTDYPMLEPEPWLEQFAELDLSPEVQRKILWENAESFFDL